One Streptococcus sp. S1 DNA window includes the following coding sequences:
- the nth gene encoding endonuclease III — protein MVLSKKRARHVIEEIIALFPDAKPSLDFRNHFELLVAVMLSAQTTDAAVNKATPGLFAAFPTPQAMAAASEADIAKHISKLGLYRNKAKFLKKCAQQLLDNFDGQVPQTREELESLAGVGRKTANVVMSVGFGIPAFAVDTHVERICKHHDIVKKSATPLEVEKRVMDVLPKSEWLAAHQAMIYFGRAICHPKNPECDQYPQLYHFD, from the coding sequence ATGGTTTTATCAAAGAAACGGGCACGTCATGTGATCGAAGAAATTATCGCCCTTTTTCCAGATGCCAAGCCAAGTCTGGATTTTCGTAATCATTTTGAATTACTAGTGGCAGTTATGCTCTCAGCTCAGACGACAGACGCGGCTGTTAACAAAGCGACACCAGGTTTGTTTGCGGCTTTTCCAACCCCGCAAGCCATGGCAGCAGCCAGTGAGGCCGATATCGCCAAGCATATTTCTAAATTAGGCCTCTATCGAAATAAGGCCAAATTTCTCAAAAAATGTGCCCAACAATTGCTGGATAACTTTGATGGGCAAGTACCTCAGACTCGCGAAGAGTTAGAAAGTTTAGCAGGAGTAGGACGCAAGACAGCCAATGTGGTCATGAGTGTAGGTTTTGGGATTCCAGCCTTTGCTGTCGATACCCATGTGGAGCGGATCTGCAAGCACCATGATATTGTCAAGAAATCAGCGACGCCATTGGAAGTTGAAAAGCGGGTCATGGATGTTCTGCCAAAGAGCGAATGGCTGGCGGCTCACCAAGCCATGATTTATTTTGGGCGGGCTATCTGCCACCCCAAAAATCCTGAATGCGATCAGTACCCACAACTCTATCATTTTGATTAG
- a CDS encoding YjgN family protein, whose translation MYRESYFDGGLFSYIGHVLLATFITVFTFGICAPWGVCIMYNWKVKHTVIDGRRQYFDGTAMQLFGNWIKWWFFTIITFGIYVFWLNIKVTQWITKHTHFID comes from the coding sequence ATGTATCGTGAATCGTATTTTGATGGAGGCTTATTTTCATATATTGGCCATGTTTTATTAGCAACCTTCATTACAGTATTTACTTTTGGGATTTGTGCTCCTTGGGGCGTGTGCATTATGTATAACTGGAAGGTCAAGCATACCGTGATTGATGGTCGTCGTCAGTACTTTGACGGCACGGCTATGCAGTTATTTGGAAATTGGATCAAATGGTGGTTCTTTACCATCATTACATTTGGGATCTATGTGTTCTGGTTAAATATCAAGGTCACTCAATGGATTACCAAGCATACTCATTTTATAGACTAA
- a CDS encoding 5'-methylthioadenosine/adenosylhomocysteine nucleosidase, whose protein sequence is MKIGIIAAMPQELKILVEALENGEKHLRLGKVYYTGSIGRHEVVLVESGIGKVMSAMSVAVLANDFKVEAIINTGSAGAVAPGMAVGDIVLADKLAYHDVDVTAFGYKYGQMAGQPLYFESSRYFVSEMKKVLEEEAATTHVGLITTGDSFIASEERVAAIREHFPEVLAVEMEGAAVAQAAHAAGRPFMVIRAMSDTADHAANISFDEFIVEAGERSAQILITFLKRLV, encoded by the coding sequence ATGAAAATTGGAATTATTGCAGCCATGCCCCAGGAGTTGAAGATCTTGGTTGAAGCCCTTGAAAATGGGGAAAAGCATCTGCGTCTTGGAAAAGTCTACTATACAGGATCAATTGGACGCCATGAGGTCGTTTTGGTTGAAAGTGGTATCGGAAAAGTCATGTCTGCTATGAGTGTAGCAGTCTTGGCCAATGATTTTAAGGTGGAAGCCATTATCAATACGGGTTCTGCAGGTGCCGTTGCCCCAGGGATGGCTGTTGGAGATATCGTTCTTGCGGACAAATTGGCTTATCATGATGTGGATGTAACAGCCTTTGGCTACAAGTATGGTCAAATGGCAGGCCAACCGCTTTACTTTGAATCCAGTCGCTATTTCGTATCAGAAATGAAAAAAGTTCTGGAAGAAGAAGCTGCAACCACACATGTAGGCTTGATCACAACAGGAGATAGCTTTATCGCGAGTGAAGAAAGAGTCGCAGCCATTCGGGAGCATTTCCCAGAAGTATTGGCAGTTGAGATGGAAGGGGCAGCCGTTGCCCAAGCCGCTCACGCAGCTGGACGTCCCTTCATGGTCATTCGAGCTATGAGTGATACGGCAGATCACGCAGCCAACATCTCATTTGATGAATTTATCGTAGAGGCTGGCGAACGCTCTGCTCAAATCCTGATTACCTTCTTGAAGAGATTGGTGTAG
- the macP gene encoding cell wall synthase accessory phosphoprotein MacP, producing the protein MGKPLLTDEMIERARRGEDITGPKMIDAEETKIIRTDHRGFGYERPMRESRMERPQERYSQDTVQIQVEPTVTKSRRIEERKQSVVQSKLNKILFWIIVLLIVLIIAIWRL; encoded by the coding sequence ATGGGAAAACCTTTATTAACCGATGAAATGATTGAACGAGCAAGGCGAGGAGAGGACATCACCGGTCCTAAAATGATCGATGCTGAAGAGACGAAAATTATTCGGACAGATCACAGAGGATTTGGCTATGAACGTCCTATGAGAGAAAGCCGTATGGAACGTCCGCAAGAGCGTTATTCTCAGGATACGGTGCAGATCCAAGTGGAGCCCACAGTGACCAAGAGTCGTCGCATTGAAGAGCGCAAACAAAGTGTGGTCCAATCCAAACTCAATAAGATTTTGTTCTGGATCATTGTGCTCCTCATTGTCTTGATCATTGCTATTTGGCGTCTATAA
- a CDS encoding NUDIX hydrolase: MQFEEKTIERKEIYQGPIFQVVTDQVELPAGKGQAQRDLIFHNGAVAVLPITDEGKTILVKQYRKAIERTSVEIPAGKLENGENADPQAAALRELEEEIGYTAELELLYDFYSAIGFCNERIKLYAATNLKKVEHPRPQDEDETLELLEVTLKEAKDLILSGEICDAKTIMAIQYWDLINK; encoded by the coding sequence ATGCAATTTGAAGAAAAAACCATTGAGCGCAAGGAAATTTATCAGGGACCGATTTTCCAAGTGGTGACTGATCAAGTAGAACTACCCGCTGGAAAAGGTCAAGCTCAGCGTGATTTAATTTTTCATAATGGAGCAGTAGCGGTTTTACCGATCACAGATGAGGGCAAGACTATTTTGGTCAAGCAGTACCGCAAGGCGATCGAGAGGACTTCAGTAGAGATCCCTGCAGGGAAGTTGGAAAATGGTGAAAATGCGGATCCTCAAGCAGCTGCTCTGCGTGAATTGGAAGAAGAAATTGGTTACACAGCGGAACTAGAGTTGTTGTATGATTTTTATTCTGCCATTGGATTTTGCAACGAGCGGATCAAACTCTATGCTGCGACCAATTTGAAAAAAGTGGAACATCCACGCCCACAAGATGAAGATGAGACCTTGGAGTTATTAGAAGTGACCTTGAAGGAAGCGAAAGATTTGATCCTTTCTGGTGAAATCTGTGATGCCAAGACCATCATGGCTATCCAATATTGGGACTTAATCAATAAATAG
- the glmU gene encoding bifunctional UDP-N-acetylglucosamine diphosphorylase/glucosamine-1-phosphate N-acetyltransferase GlmU, whose product MPNYAIILAAGKGTRMKSDLPKVLHKVAGISMLEHVFRSVGAISPEKTVTVVGHKAELVEQVLAGQTDFVKQTEQLGTGHAVMMAEPVLEGLEGHTLVIAGDTPLITGESLKHLIDFHINHKNVATILTAEAANPFGYGRIVRNDNAEVLRIVEQKDATEYEQQIKEINTGTYVFDNARLFEALKNINTNNAQGEYYITDVIGIFREAGEKVGAYTLKDFDESLGVNDRVALATAEGVMRRRINQAHMVNGVSFVNPDATYIDVDVEIAPEVQIEANVTLKGHTKVGAETVLTNGTYIVDSEIGAGAVITNSMIEESTVADGVTVGPYAHIRPGSSLAKDVHIGNFVEVKGSSIGENTKAGHLTYIGNCQVGSNVNFGAGTITVNYDGQHKFKTTIGNNVFVGSNSTIIAPVELGDNSLVGAGSTITKDVPADAIAIGRSRQVNKEEYALRLPHHPKNK is encoded by the coding sequence ATGCCAAATTATGCCATTATTTTAGCTGCGGGTAAGGGAACTCGCATGAAGTCAGATTTGCCTAAGGTTCTTCACAAGGTTGCTGGGATCTCTATGTTGGAACATGTTTTCCGTAGTGTTGGAGCCATCTCACCTGAAAAGACTGTAACGGTTGTGGGCCACAAGGCGGAATTGGTAGAGCAAGTCTTAGCGGGACAAACAGACTTTGTTAAGCAAACGGAGCAGTTAGGAACTGGTCATGCGGTAATGATGGCAGAGCCAGTCTTGGAAGGTCTTGAAGGGCATACTCTCGTCATTGCAGGTGATACTCCTTTGATTACGGGTGAAAGCCTCAAACACTTGATCGACTTCCATATCAACCACAAAAATGTGGCAACGATTTTGACAGCCGAAGCAGCGAATCCATTTGGCTATGGTCGGATTGTCCGTAACGACAATGCGGAAGTGCTTCGAATCGTCGAGCAAAAAGATGCGACAGAATATGAACAACAAATCAAGGAAATCAATACAGGGACTTATGTCTTTGACAATGCGCGTCTCTTTGAAGCCTTGAAGAATATCAATACAAACAATGCCCAAGGCGAATACTATATTACGGATGTCATCGGAATTTTCCGTGAGGCAGGGGAGAAAGTTGGAGCCTATACTCTGAAAGATTTTGATGAAAGTCTTGGGGTTAACGACCGCGTGGCTCTTGCAACAGCAGAAGGCGTCATGCGTCGTCGCATTAACCAAGCCCACATGGTTAATGGAGTGAGCTTTGTTAACCCTGATGCGACCTATATCGATGTCGATGTTGAGATCGCACCAGAAGTGCAAATCGAAGCCAATGTTACCCTAAAAGGGCACACAAAAGTTGGGGCTGAGACAGTTTTAACCAATGGAACCTATATCGTGGATAGTGAAATTGGTGCAGGTGCCGTTATTACTAACTCTATGATTGAAGAAAGCACCGTAGCCGATGGCGTGACAGTAGGACCATATGCTCATATTCGTCCAGGATCTAGCCTCGCCAAAGATGTCCATATTGGAAACTTTGTCGAAGTCAAAGGTTCGTCTATCGGCGAAAATACCAAAGCTGGTCATTTGACTTACATTGGCAACTGCCAAGTTGGCAGCAACGTCAATTTTGGTGCAGGAACTATCACGGTGAATTATGATGGCCAACACAAGTTTAAAACGACGATTGGAAACAATGTTTTTGTCGGATCCAATTCGACGATTATTGCGCCAGTTGAATTAGGGGACAATTCCTTAGTCGGTGCTGGATCAACTATTACCAAGGATGTACCAGCTGATGCGATTGCGATCGGTCGTAGCCGTCAAGTGAATAAAGAAGAGTATGCTCTTCGTTTGCCACACCATCCTAAAAATAAATAG
- a CDS encoding ASCH domain-containing protein, giving the protein MTPQEMWNAYKQINPSIGDEIDAWAFGVDPDLLAELVFKGEKTATASAYDLYAVEDELLPQEGTFDVILDSQDQAVCIVEITKVSVQPFHQVSADHAYKEGEGDKSLAYWRQVHEDFFKDCLGEAGLTFTPYSKVVLEEFRKVYPL; this is encoded by the coding sequence ATGACACCTCAAGAAATGTGGAATGCCTACAAGCAGATTAACCCCTCGATTGGAGATGAGATAGATGCCTGGGCCTTTGGAGTGGATCCAGACCTTTTAGCGGAACTGGTCTTTAAAGGCGAAAAAACAGCAACAGCTTCAGCTTATGACCTCTACGCAGTAGAGGACGAACTCCTTCCACAAGAAGGGACCTTTGATGTTATTTTAGACAGTCAAGATCAAGCTGTCTGCATTGTTGAAATTACAAAGGTTTCCGTTCAGCCTTTTCATCAAGTGTCAGCCGACCATGCCTATAAAGAAGGCGAAGGAGACAAATCTCTGGCTTATTGGCGTCAGGTTCATGAAGACTTTTTCAAAGACTGTTTAGGAGAAGCGGGACTAACTTTTACACCTTATAGCAAGGTGGTTTTAGAAGAATTTCGCAAGGTTTATCCATTATAG